In Burkholderia gladioli, a genomic segment contains:
- a CDS encoding IclR family transcriptional regulator — protein sequence MHPSRPDPTTYDERRFVTALARGLDLLRAFRPGETLLGNRDFVERTGLPKATVNRLAYTLSVLGYLRLDEALGKYALDAGVLSLGHALLAGSGALDLARPHMQALAREIGAAVSLGCRDGLDMIYLETIRSETALTLGLAPGSRLSMLTSSMGRAYLAVQPAEQREALFAELRRGVRPARAAAARVAAAERALADYASEGCCYSFRDWHDDVNAVAVPYREPRERRWLILSCSGPASSMGEEVFRRRIGPKLRALAQRLGEPG from the coding sequence GCCTGGACCTGCTGCGTGCCTTCCGTCCCGGCGAGACCCTGCTCGGCAATCGCGATTTCGTCGAGCGCACCGGCTTGCCGAAGGCGACCGTGAACCGCCTCGCCTACACGCTCAGCGTGCTCGGCTACCTGCGCCTGGACGAGGCGCTCGGCAAGTACGCGCTCGACGCCGGCGTGCTGTCGCTCGGTCACGCGCTGCTGGCGGGCAGCGGCGCGCTCGATCTGGCGCGGCCGCACATGCAGGCGTTGGCGCGCGAGATCGGCGCGGCCGTCTCGCTCGGCTGCCGCGACGGCCTCGACATGATCTACCTGGAGACGATCCGCAGCGAAACCGCGCTCACGCTGGGCCTCGCGCCCGGCTCGCGCCTGTCGATGCTGACCAGCTCGATGGGGCGCGCCTACCTGGCGGTGCAGCCGGCCGAGCAGCGCGAGGCCTTGTTCGCGGAGCTGCGGCGCGGCGTGAGGCCGGCGCGCGCGGCGGCCGCGCGCGTGGCCGCGGCCGAGCGCGCGCTGGCCGACTACGCGAGCGAGGGCTGCTGTTATTCGTTCCGCGACTGGCACGACGACGTCAACGCGGTGGCCGTGCCCTACCGCGAGCCGCGCGAGCGGCGCTGGCTGATTCTCAGCTGCAGCGGGCCGGCGTCGTCGATGGGGGAGGAGGTGTTTCGCAGGCGCATCGGCCCGAAGCTGCGCGCGCTCGCGCAACGACTGGGCGAGCCGGGCTGA
- a CDS encoding EAL domain-containing protein yields the protein MIPPTIPELVDRAGKLPYLREHIALAAEGELAVARLHELTLGSAYQPIYDVTMPGAPQSSSLADAIERYGDELGFQAVLRADGAPFDPFEALTDDPTLVAVDRLSRALHAINFFGAQRHGLLFLRVHERLLKSVKYDHGKHFSSVLRHFGLSPERIVIELPAAAVAHKTFLGYLTKSYQHHGFKVADKLPDPGRILAVESEMASPDYIKMDAAIALRDGMVKALVGYAQRVKIPIIFDQVADETQFSLLRQYDVRLMQGPVFAQPAHV from the coding sequence ATGATCCCGCCCACCATCCCCGAACTGGTCGACCGAGCCGGCAAGCTGCCCTATCTGCGCGAGCACATCGCCCTGGCCGCGGAGGGCGAGCTGGCTGTGGCGCGCCTGCACGAGTTGACGCTCGGCAGTGCCTATCAACCGATCTACGACGTGACGATGCCGGGCGCGCCGCAATCCTCCTCGCTGGCCGACGCGATCGAGCGCTACGGCGACGAGCTCGGCTTCCAGGCGGTGCTGCGCGCCGACGGCGCGCCCTTCGACCCGTTCGAGGCGCTCACCGACGATCCGACGCTGGTGGCGGTGGACCGGCTCTCGCGGGCGCTGCACGCGATCAACTTCTTCGGCGCGCAACGCCACGGGCTGCTGTTCCTGCGCGTGCACGAGCGGCTGCTCAAGAGCGTCAAGTACGATCACGGCAAGCATTTTTCCTCGGTGCTGCGCCACTTCGGCCTGAGCCCCGAGCGCATCGTGATCGAGCTGCCGGCCGCCGCGGTCGCGCACAAGACCTTCCTCGGCTACCTGACCAAGAGCTACCAGCATCACGGCTTCAAGGTCGCCGACAAGCTGCCGGATCCGGGCCGCATCCTGGCCGTCGAATCCGAGATGGCCAGCCCCGACTACATCAAGATGGATGCCGCGATCGCCTTGCGCGACGGCATGGTCAAGGCCCTGGTGGGTTACGCGCAGCGCGTGAAGATCCCGATCATCTTCGACCAGGTGGCCGACGAGACGCAGTTCTCGCTGCTGCGCCAGTACGACGTGCGGCTCATGCAGGGCCCGGTGTTCGCGCAGCCGGCCCACGTTTGA
- a CDS encoding MFS transporter: protein MSAPQASPAEAGAAVLEVERVLDETHRPAFHAMLLVLCGACLVIDGFDAQAMGYVAPSVIAEWGVAKASLGPVFSASLFGMLLGALGLSVLADRIGRRPVLIGATLFFALSMLATPLVSTIPALIALRLVTGLGLGCIMPNAMALVGEFSPPARRVRRMMFVSCGFTLGAALGGFLSAALIPAFGWRAVFYVGGAVPLLLALAMLAWLPESLQFLVLKGRLERARTWLAAFAPALPIDAGTRLVVREAGAEGAPVAELFRAGRLPVTLLLWSISFMNLIDLYFLSNWLPTVMREAGYSASMAVIVGTALQTGGVIGTLLLGSFIERYGFVRVLFVCFVCAAVSVGAIGLAAASLPWLLLAVFAGGFCVVGGQPAVNALAGQYYPTALRSTGIGWSLGIGRIGSVLGPLVGGQLIALNWSNEALFHAAALPVLASALFVLGLGAATRGRDGAARRAA, encoded by the coding sequence ATGAGCGCGCCGCAGGCAAGCCCGGCCGAAGCCGGCGCGGCGGTGCTCGAGGTCGAGCGCGTGCTCGACGAGACGCACCGGCCCGCCTTTCACGCGATGCTGCTGGTGCTGTGCGGCGCCTGCCTGGTGATCGACGGCTTCGACGCGCAGGCGATGGGCTACGTCGCGCCCAGCGTGATCGCCGAATGGGGCGTGGCCAAGGCCTCGCTCGGGCCGGTGTTCAGCGCCAGCCTGTTCGGCATGCTGCTCGGCGCGCTTGGCTTGTCGGTGCTGGCCGACCGGATCGGCCGGCGGCCGGTGCTGATCGGCGCGACGCTGTTCTTCGCGCTGAGCATGCTGGCCACGCCGCTGGTCTCGACCATTCCCGCCCTGATCGCGCTGCGCTTGGTCACCGGGCTCGGCCTGGGCTGCATCATGCCGAACGCGATGGCGCTGGTCGGCGAGTTCAGCCCGCCGGCACGGCGCGTGCGGCGCATGATGTTCGTGTCTTGCGGCTTCACGCTCGGCGCGGCGCTGGGCGGCTTTCTCAGCGCCGCGCTGATCCCGGCCTTCGGCTGGCGCGCGGTGTTCTACGTCGGCGGCGCGGTGCCCTTGCTGCTGGCGCTGGCGATGCTCGCCTGGCTGCCCGAGTCGCTGCAGTTCCTGGTGCTGAAGGGGCGCCTCGAGCGCGCTCGCACCTGGCTGGCGGCCTTCGCGCCGGCGCTGCCGATCGACGCCGGCACGCGCCTGGTGGTGCGCGAGGCGGGCGCCGAGGGCGCGCCGGTGGCCGAGCTGTTCCGCGCCGGGCGCCTGCCCGTCACCCTGCTGTTGTGGTCGATCAGCTTCATGAACCTGATCGACCTGTACTTCCTGTCGAACTGGCTGCCGACCGTGATGCGCGAGGCCGGCTATTCCGCCTCGATGGCCGTGATCGTCGGCACCGCGCTGCAGACCGGCGGCGTGATCGGCACGCTGTTGCTGGGCAGCTTCATCGAGCGCTACGGATTCGTGCGCGTGCTGTTCGTCTGCTTCGTCTGCGCGGCGGTCTCGGTGGGTGCGATCGGGCTGGCCGCGGCCTCGCTGCCGTGGCTGCTGCTGGCCGTGTTTGCCGGTGGCTTCTGCGTGGTGGGCGGGCAACCGGCCGTCAACGCGCTGGCCGGCCAATACTACCCGACGGCGCTGCGCTCGACCGGGATCGGCTGGAGCCTCGGCATCGGCCGCATCGGCTCGGTGCTCGGGCCGCTGGTGGGCGGGCAGCTGATCGCGCTGAACTGGAGCAACGAGGCGCTGTTCCATGCCGCGGCGCTGCCGGTGCTGGCCTCGGCGCTGTTCGTGCTGGGGCTCGGCGCGGCCACGCGCGGGCGTGACGGCGCCGCGCGCCGGGCCGCCTGA